In Sebastes fasciatus isolate fSebFas1 chromosome 8, fSebFas1.pri, whole genome shotgun sequence, the DNA window tggAGACTGACTAACATCACACAGTGGAGCCCCTGGTGTTGTCTTACAGGTACAGACGTACCGATGTGTCCCGCTGCCTGCAGGACCGCCTGTATCGTTGCCTGCTGAACTGCCTCATCTGTTGTCGTGGTAACAGCCAGCTGGTCCGAGGTCAGTCCCGTCACCATCAGGGTGGTCGCCCTGGAGACCGCCTCACCTCCGTCCCCTTCTGACGACATCAGCTCCTGAGGAAGACCGCCCACCTGAGGGAGGAGCTGATTGGTTacctgagtgtgtgcgtgtaacACGAGACACTAGAGCAATATTCACAGGcgattattttacattttcatgtcgttgattagccacgccccccggTGTGTGACGACCTccagtgtgtattaatgtgtgtgtgtgtgtgtgtgtttgtacctgtGCTGCTGCCTCACTGCCCTCCATGTGAACCTGTAACACTGAGACTGATGTCTGCATAGGTTCATCCCCCTCCTCTGCTGCCGTCGTCACCGTGGCGACAGCCTCCGAGGACTCCACCCTGTCCTCCCCGACCAATGAGGAGATCTcctgcacacagacagacagagggaatCATGGGACATCAGAGGTGAAAGGCTTGTTTAGGACGAGCTGAGTGCATTGCATGATGGGTAGTGATTTATATTCTTCCATCATCAGTTCTCATCTATTACACTAAGTTTATCTGCAGGaactcaagtgtgtgtgtgtgtgtgtgtgtgtgtgtgtgtgtgtgtgtttcacttaCAGGTATGGATGGCCCGGGTGTGGGTGTGGACTGTGTAACCGTGGTAACAGCTCTGCTCTGACTGACTGCAGTGGTGGAGGCGgggtcagaggaggaggaggaggaggaggaaggttcTGTGGAGTCTCCCTGCAGACCGTCTCCACTCTGCTGAGCTGTGGacacagaggacaggaagtgacatcgCCACAACAAGACAAAATATTAAAGCTCAACCTCATCTCCATCTACctcagttatatatatatatatatatatatatatatatagatagatatatagatagatagatagaggtaGAGTGTGAAACACACCCGATGCTCTCCGTGTCTGGGGCGTGACATGATTTTCATTTCTTCAGTGGACTACATTTACAATCAgtggactacatttaccatcagcacTGATTGGACACATAAAAGGAGGCCAATTTGCCCTTTAgggttaatattaatatatcaaTATTCAGCTGGTTACATTTCACTGACTGCTAATCCAGCTAGCTACAATGGACAGACAACAGCTGGTGCACTGCCAAAACTTTCAGGGTAAAACTCACGCTCCAGAATTTCTGTTCCATGTGAGCGAGTAGTAAATATAAACATCCGTTTGGGTCACAGGGCGCACCGAAAGGATGTCGCATACCAAACCGAGCGTCCTGTCCTGAACAGTTCAATACAAACACCCGCACCGTTCCACCGCTAGTTGTATTAATCCAACCTGTTCTGTCTTGTGTGTACGGGATGGTTGTGAATGAAGCCTAAGGTGTGTCAGCAGCTCACCTGTAGCTGTGGTGGCGGTGTTGGTGGTTCCCGTCTCATGGGTCTCACATGGTGGATTTGAGCACACCTGAAGACAGAAACTCTTCAGTTGAACTAATCACTGATCATCAGTATACACCTATCTGACCTGCAGTCAGGTGTTGTCTCACCTGTCGGAgtcctccagctccagctgtGGTCGACGTGTTGGTGGTTCCCGTCTCGTGGGTCTCACATGGCGGGTTCGAGCACACCTGAAGACAGAAACTCTTCAGTTTAACCAACCATTGATCTTCAGCATACATCTGTCTGCAATCAGGTGTTCTCTCACCTGTCGGAGTCCTCCAGTTCCAGCTGTGGTGGCGGTGTTGGTGGTTCCCGTCTCGTGGGTCTCACATGGCGGATTGGAGCACACCTGAAGATAGAAGCTCTTCAgttcagtacacacacacacacttttaattTATCACTGATCAtcagtatactgtacatctgtCTGCAATCAGGTGTTGTCTCACCTGTCGGAgtcctccagctccagctgtGGTCGCGGTGTTGGTGGTTCCCGTCTCGTGGGTCTCACATGGTGGATTGGAGCACACCTGAAGACAGAAACTCTTCAGTTCagtccacacactcacacttttcACCAATCACTGATCATCAGTAGACATCTGTCTGCAATCAGGTGTTGTCTCACCTGTCGGAgtcctccagctccagctgtggtggtggtgttggtggttcCCGTTTCATGGGTCTCACATGGTGGATTGGAGCAGGTGTTCCCTCCGTTCAGACTGGCAGGAACAGGAGCAGACTGCTGAACTGAAGGCTGGTTGGAGCTCacctgaggagagaggagcaccTGTTTCACCACACACCTGTTAACCTGGGTTTCCTGTTTCACTTCAACAGAGACAggttttattcatcatttaaaaTCTCATATCTATGAATAAAAATCTGAATATGAGACATGAAATAGTGCAggagtaaaaatataaaataatctaTATCTGTGGAAGACAGTAATTCACTGACTGTGAGGAGGACTGTAGTAAATATGTGTGATGAGAAGTAATCACTAAATGTACACAGAGATGTAACCAGGTAGTAAAACAGTCACTAAAGTATAAAGACATGACTCTCTTGATCTCGTCCCAGCTCACCTGCAGCTCTTGGCTCATGCTGGCGGCGGCCACCGTGGCAGTGTTGGTGGTCACGGTGTCGTGAGTCTCATGGGGCGGGTTGGAGCAGACCAGCGTCACTGCAGATTCATAatcacagtgacatcatcaacacaCCTGTTCATAATTCATCTACAACAATTTACTGCAGTATTACTGGTATTGTAACTGGAACCAGTAGTAGTACTGGTTTCTGTACCTGTAGCAGCTGCCGTGTCTCCAGCCTCTCCTGAtgctgcagtagtagtagaagtagtagtactacttGTAGAATTTCCCGGTTCTTCTGAAGTAGGAGAAGCCATGAAGGTGACGGGCAGATCCTGGACCAGCGGCTGAGCCTCGGCGCCGCTCGGAGTCGTGATCAAAGTCACCTGTACACACAAAACTACAGTATTACTACAGTGCTACAGTACAAAGATACAAAACTAAAGTattactacagtacagtactatagtacagagacacactgcagtactacagtacactaccacagtacagagacacactgcagtactacagtacactaccacaatacagagacacactgcagtactacagtacactacagagacacactgcagtactacagtacactacTACAGTACAGAGACACACTGCAGTACACTACTACAGTACAGAGACACACTGAAGTCCTACAGTACACTACTACTGTACAGAGACACActgcagtactacagtacactaccacaatacagagacacactgcagtactacagtacactacagagacacactgcagtactacagtacactacTACAGTACAGAGACACACTGCAGTACACTACTACAGTACAGAGACACACTGAAGTCCTACAGTACACTACTACTGTACAGAGACACActgcagtactacagtacagtgaCAAACCTACAGTTTTACTACAATACCAAGCCTTCAGTCTTGTTACCTGTTTGGGTCCGGCTGCTGCAGTTGCCGTGGTAACCTGACCGGCCAGCGTGGCGATGGTTGCCAGGGTAGTGATGGGCGTTGCCAGGGAGGCgttggcggcggcggcggcgacaGCTCCTCCTGCCACCGTGCTGGAGACACTTCCTGCTACTGTCCCTAGACTGGAAAAacctgagacacaaacacacctgtcaAGAGTCTGCTGGCTCAGTGCAGGTGTGTTACAGCTGACCGGTGTTTTTACCTGTGGTTCCCTTGACGACCAGCCTGGTGATGTTGGGTTTGGTGCCAATTGCTCCTGGTGACACCAGTCTGACTCCGCTCATAGGCAAAGTCCTGACGATCGTACCAGGCGTCCCCGGAGCTCCTTTCAGCaccacctgaacacacacacgtttgtaCCAGCTGATATAGACTCTGAGCCGTTGGGGGCAACGAACAATACCCTCCCCCCCGCTTACCTGtgtgtttcacctgtgtgtgtgtgtgtgtgtgtgtgtgtgtgtgtgtgtgtgtgtgtgtgtgtgtgtgtgttacctgtgtgaGCCCCTGCTGGCCGGCTGTGGTGATTTTGGGGAAGGAGGTGATGATCTTTCCAGCAGTACCTGGTGTCATCATCTTCGTGGTCAGGATCGTGAACGGACTGTTAGCACCTGTAGGGGGGAGGTGGAGGGCTTCATTCAGTCAATCATCACATGAAACATAAAAAGCAGTTcaggtgtgtctgtctgttctgtACCTGCCCCCCCCTGTAGTGCGGACATCGGGATGGTCTTGATGTAGGTGGTCCCAGGTTTGGAGGTTGTGGATCCGGCCTGTGCGGTGCTGAGGATGGCGGTCTGTTTACCGTCTGCTGAGGTCACCAACTTCAAGAAGGTTCCTGCTGGGAGGCCGGACTTCGCCTGAtacagagaggagggggggttaatgccaggtgttaaaatggggggtgggggtggggctAAGTATTCAGTAAAGATCTCAGTAACCTGGAGGATCTGGGTGACTGGGCTGCTCCCGGCCTGACCAGTAACCGTTCCTGGTTTGGTGTGAATCACTGACATCATCTTCCCAAGGTTGCCAAGGTTACCGATCTGAAACAGAGGGAAGAGTGAGGTCATCAGGTCTGTCTACATGTCATCAAAAAGGTATGGATGATACACATTTTAGAACTTTTAATGAGTGTGccaagttttgtttgtttttaaggaACTCCAGCCCCTCaaaaaacaacttcctgtttcatggcaaaCAATTCTTTGCCACGGCAACGGCATTTCACGAAAATTTTAAAGCTTCGCCATCTGGCATCATGAAGGTCTTCCCATTTGAAGGGGACCAAATTTGAGGTTGATCTGATACGAGTAGCAAGCTAACGTATTGTTggcagtaggtggcgctataacGATGATTAAATATTGGCCTTTAGATGTCTGTCTGATCATCTGGAGTCGAGTTACAACGGTCTCTTTTTTCAAGGGGAGACATCAAAATTCGCCACACCGCCGCTGTGACGCCGTTCAACGAAAAGTCATAATCTTCACTATAAAGCATCATCAACATCTTAAGGCTCTTCTGACCTAATTTGAGGTGGATCTGATTAATCTGTAAGAGGGAGTACATCAAAGTGCCAAACATGTCATTTggcagtaggtggcgctatgaaaATGAGCGATCAATGTGGATGTCCTCAGGCCGAGACTCTTACCACACATGAGAAATGTGGAGCAGACTGGTTAAAGTACGCcgaagttacaacaacttcctgttttcagtttgttttttttgctcggGCCCTGATAAAGTTTTCATTCAGCGAGCAGCAGGTGACCTCACTCACCAGAGCTCCGCCTCCTCCCATACTGAGTGGGCTGTTAACGAGAGTGATGGTCTTTGTGACTCCGCCCACAACCGTGGTGACCACCTGAGGCTGTTGGGACACCGTCACCGTCCCAGACTTATGCACCGTGATGATTGGTCGCCCTGGGGTCCCGGGGGTGGAGACTACAGAGGCCCCGCCTAcctgagcagcagcagttttCAGCATTCGGGTGGCCGGGTTACTCACCTGAGACACACAGGAAACAGGTTTGTactaatcgatcaatcaatCGATTTTGTTgtgcatttatattatatatatatatatatatatatatatatattaatattgtcaACTTGTCGCAACTAGCTTTAAGACTGCTGGTGAAACCACAACTTGACCCAAGGGTCTCTAAATAACTATCGACCCGTCTCAAACCTTCCATTCTTTATGTTGTTCTCCACTGAAACTGTGCTTACTAAAGTCGTAAATGATCTTCTCGTTAACATGGATTCAGATTCCACCCCGGTGCTTTTACTACTGGATCTCAGTGCAGCTTTTGACACTATTGATCATTGTATACTCCTTAACCGATTGGAAAAACAAATTTGGCGTCTCTGGGCTGGCATCTTATCTATCCGAAAGAACAGTGTGTCTCTTTTAATTATACAACATCAATATTCTCTGAGGTGAAATATGGAGTACCTCAGGGCTCTGTTCTTGGCCCCCTGCTCTTCTCTCTATACTCGTTCTAGTACTACAAGTCTACAAATGGTTCAGAACACTACGACTAGACTCTACACTAACAGTAGTATCACAGACGTGTACCGTTCTAACGGTAGTATCacagtatactatactatacttgtACCATTGTAACTGGAGCCATCACTTTGACCGGCAGACTGTTGGATCCTGGACTCACAGCAACGGTCTTTACAAGGGTCGCTCCTGCAGGGACGTTCAGCACCGTCGTTGTGGACGGAGAGATCTTCTGAGTCGCTGCAGCCGCCGCTGCCAGCGCCGCCATGCCGCTCATCTGAGGACTGCTTCCTAttggctgagagcagacaggaaAGAGAGGCATGAGAAGAGGGACTGAACTGTTTAAAGTCAAAGTTAATTCAGAAACAAGAGTTCAGACACATTTTTCACACCTGTCAACAGGTGGCTGTATAACTCCACATAACTGAAGTTCTATATTTACCCGATGACAACGAGTCACAGGATGAACACCTGTGAACATGTGGttaaaagctccagaaaaagaaaatggaccTTAAGTTACGAGATAAGAATCATAAAGATCTCTTTACCGTCCCCTGACCGGGCTGAGCAGGTACTACCATACGAACACCTGCAGGAAGTGTCGTCATGGCGACCGTGGATTTGGGCGTGGCCTGTTTCACTGTGACGATGGAGGCTCCGCCCGCTGCACCCGGAGCTGCCGACACCTTCAGGACTGCTGCAGAAATACAGGAAACGGGTGAGGACGATCAGATCTACCTGCTCTACCACCTATAGATCTACCCACACAGGTGTGTAACCCTACCTGGAGATTTGGCAGCAGCGGCCAATGGGTTTCCAGATACGGAGGCAGTGGGGGAGGGGACCAGCGTGATGCCGGACAGCGGGACAGTTTGGTTAGCTGGTAGTGTGGCGACGGGGACAGGGCTCTTGGAGGTGCTGACTCCAGGTGTGGCAGTAGGGACAGGTGAGGCAGGTGAGGTGGCTGCAAGTGCGGTGGGAATGTCATACTTCTGCAACTGAAGCAGGTAAGTCTCTGCGGTCTGTGAAGGACCCCAGCTCACCTCCAGAGACGACGTGTTGGCCCGGACCAGCTGCACCCGAGAGGGAGCGCAGGGACGCtctgaggacagacaggtgagacggggtcagacagacaggtaataCCAGATTAGACAGATAGATGAGACTTTAAATACCACGTGTGTCTTAACGGAAGTTACAAAGACGGAGATGAAAGTCCAATCTACCGGTTTCTGCTGGTTGTGgatgtaacaacaacaacaacaacaccaggtCCTCACCTGTCTCCAGGTACCAGAGGTCCTTGCAGCACACCTGGTTGTTCCAGGCCTTCCTGTATCCGTCTCTGCCGCTCCAGATGTAGAGTCTGGAGTTGATGGCCACGCTGCAGTGACCTGCTCGAGCTCTGGGGACGTTCTCCTCCAGACTGTCCATCAGAACCGTCTCCCAACACATGGTGTCTATAGACAGGTGGACACACAGGTGGACATGCTGCAGTGGACGTGTATTACATGTATGTTATGGGGACATACGTCtatggtgtgtgtatgtacccAGGTTGAGACAGGCCAGTGTGTTGGTACACTTCCACTCCTTCTCATGAGTTGCCGCTTTGACATCATCCATCACCAGAGGAACCCAACCTCCAAACACGTACatcctgacagacagacaggtgagacagacagacagacagacagacaggtgagagattAACAGATGCATTAACAACATGTACGTGTAATATTAGTGTGTAGTATTTGTGTGTAGTATTacttgttgttgatggtggtggCAGAGTGCAGGCTGCGGGGGAGGGGGCCGGTTCCACTGAGGGTCGGTTTACTCCACGTCAGAGagtctgtgacatcatcagaacAGGAACCAATCAGAACACAGTACAGCTTAGTTTAGGCTACATCATGTCTCACCTATGTCAAGCCCGTCACACCTATGTGGAGCCTGTCCCACCTATGTGGAGCCTGTCTCACCTATGTGGAGCCCGTCTCACCTACTGTATGTGGAGCCTGTCTCACCTATGTGGAGCCTGTCTCACCTATGTGGAGCCTGTCCCACCCACTGTATGTGGAGCCTGTCTCACCTATGTGGAGCCCGTCTCACCTACTGTATGTGGAGCCTGTCTCACCTATGTGGAGCCTGTCCCACCCACTGTATGTGGAGCCTGTCTCACCTATGTGGAGCACCCACAGGTCTCCCAGTCTGCAGCCGCTCATCCCTCCGTAGATGATGAGTCTGTCGGCTGAGCGGCCGCTTGTCACCACGGCCGTGTGACTCTCCCTGGGCGGCGGCGGCGGACCTGATGTCGGCGGGATCTCCCAGCCGAGCACACTAGAGCCCGGTCGCAGCTGCAGACAGTACAGGTCGTTCAGATACCTGAGAGGGACAGGTGTAGAGAAGATGTGTTATGAAAGCGGACCAACAGGGACCCGTCTTGTTTTAGGTAAGACAGCGGAAGTGGTTCAGGGTTTCCTACCTGGGGATGTTGTTCTTGGGGTCTTCACTGTCATTGGCCAGTCCTCCAAACAGGTAGCAGCAACTGCCAATCAGAGAGAAGCTGTGGCCGAGGCGAGGGCAGGGAGGCGGACCGTTCTTTGGAGCCTTGGCCTTCAGATTTTTCCACTCCCAACGACTCGCCTGAAGACACaacaagagacaaaaaacactAAACTACAGAGTTTCACACACAGGCCTCCTTCAGCAGACCCCCAAGGAGTACTGGCAGCCCGAAATAAGGTctcatggggtccaccggaagaggtgggacttcacctctctataacCGAGTGGTTCCCATTCTCTCTTTCACCACatgtcctgtctctctccactctcactaTCAAACAAAGGCATACAATGATCCAAAACAAAACCCATCACAGTCTCACAAAGTCCTGTGGGAAACAATGCAGGTGTATCAGCAGCCCCCAGGTATACTGTGATCTCTGCAGTGACATCACTGACCTGCAGCTCATACAGGTCGCTGCTGTATTTGCCGTACTCCACCATGCCTCCAAACACCAGCAGCCTCGTCCCATCACACGCAAAGCCGTAGGCAGCACAGCCGGGGGGGACTTCACCTCGCACTGCAGGGATGAACCACTGGTTGGTAGCTGCAGGGGGGACACAACAACATGTCAGACGGGCTACAGGTTACCCCAAACCCTGGTTGGATGTAGTACAACAGAGATACTATTCCTGgccacaaacaaaacattgtgttaatgcattccTGTGAAACACAGCCTGTAGTCCGTTTAAGGTGAAGGCGGTTAATGACAATCGATAGCCTGCACGCCAAATATGCCTGTCGTGGACCAGCGTGTGGCAAACCATGCAGAAGATGGTTTCCTGGTCCTTGTCTGACTTTTTGTGGCCAAACCATGACCAAATGACAGAAGTAGCCCCCGTTTAGGTACGAGCTTTTCTTGTTTTCACTCTCATGTGTACAGATCggaagtggctgctagatttacTTCACTCGCCATCCAAAACAACAATGGTGATCTATTGGAGGTGGACATAAAAGTTTATTTCCAAACCTGATCAGAATGTAAAGAGTTGTCCAAATGGAGTCTAAAGGTCTTCCCCCATGAAACTTTGAGCGTTAAACactcctgcattctggtgactttttaTAGCCCAATTTATGGAGGAAATGTCCTCGgttaaggaaaacacaaaattcagggcaccaagtgacaaataaaattaaataaaaaaattaataaaatataaaataatgtattattaatatatactgctagtagtttaatttataataatacatcagcatttattattatatactcctggtagtttaatctataataatacatcagtatttattattatatactgctggtagtttaatctataataatacatcagtatttattattatatactgctggtagtttaatctataatacaTCAGCATTTATTAGTTTGGTAGATTTagttttaataatctgaatttgtcaaagaaactaaagttattaaatagCTGTAGTGTAGTAAagagtatataatatataatatttctctctgagatgtagtggagtaaaagtagaaagtagcagaaaaatggaaatactcaagtaaagtacaagtacttcaaaattgtacttaagtacagtacttaaataagtaaatgtacttagacACTTTCATAGATAAACTGTGAAACACCTTCACAGTATTTAATGTTTCCAgctcatgttgttgttttgtctccatctgttttgctgcagcagcagaggggcGTGTCTCTCTGTGACGTCACAATGTTTTCAGTAAAAACGCGCcatttctctctgtttgtttctgCCGGAGCCGCTCCGCTAGCTAAACTAGCTAATCCTGTTAGCATGCGGATACAGGCTACCTCGTTAGCTTGAACGACAAGGagccaaggcctattgaaggaggctagGGCACGCGTCATAGATGCGGGGGTATCACACATGCGCAATACAGTCTGGtcttccctcgccaaaattgagccaatcagAACGCACGACCACAGTttgagttacactgcgcatgcgttgtACCCCACATCCCCAAAACCCATGTCctagcctccttccataggcttTGGCGGGCTAGCTCGTTAGCTTGAATAAGAAGGAGCTAACCCAGGCTAGCGGGCTAAACCCCCAGTGGGTTCCCTAACAGCCAGCACCAGTCACCATCACCCCcccagaataaagtcacaaccaCATATATTCGACCGTTAGCTTCCAGCTAGCATTAACAGAAGCTAACGTCTAGCACCATATAGCTTATGTTCTACCCGCCAGAGAGTTATGAACCCGGTACCGGTACCTGTGTTGTAGACGTGCAGCTCGTCCACGATCCCCTCGTTCCCTCCGCCGAACACCACCATCAGCTCCTTGATGGTCACGGCTCGGTGTCCGTGGCGGGGCCGCGGCACCGGGCCGGTCCAGCCCAGGACGCGCTTCCAGCGGGGCCGCAGCACCACGGGCTCGGAGGCCATGATGATGCTGGTCCGGGTCCTCAGAGACGGGCTGgactcactcagtcagtccgTCAGTCCGAATACAGTCAAATAGTTCAGGCAAGGCTCGCTAACACGGTTAGCATTAGCCTGCTAACTAGTTCCTGAGGctagttagtttagttagtaGCAAGTTAGCTCCCTGGTCTAACTAGCTCCTGAGGCTAACTAGCTCTTGATGCTAACTAGCTCCTGATGCTAACTAGCTCCTGATGCTAACTAGCTCTTGATGCTAACTAGCTCCTGATGCTAACTAGCAGGGCTAATTTGACAGAAGCTACCGTAGTTAGCCttgtttgttttaacaccagagTGTTCCTGTGGTTTCAGTCACTTAGAGGCGGATAAACATCCTGCTCTGGTGATCCAGTCTGTGGTTCTGCTTCTAACAGGGACCAGTCTGTGGTTCTGCTTCTGGTTCTAACAGGGACCAGTCTGTGGTTCTGGTTCTAGCAGGGACCAGTCTGTGGTTCTGGTTCTAGCAGGGACCAGTCTATGGTTCTGGTTCTAGCAGGGACCAGTctgtggttctggttctggttctagCAGGGACCAGTCTGTGGGGTGTTAGCTTTGTTAGCTAGCCCAGAAACTGCAGCAGACAGTCCGCCATTTTAGCCCCGGTGGATCGCTGAGCTCAGTCGGTCGTCCGCCGCCGGGAGCTTAAAGGCTGATAGAAAACCAGCAGAAACAGAGATAGATCCAGCTGCGGGTTATTGAGTTGTTGCCCGGCCGGTTCAGGTCCATGCACGGTGCTAGCGGAGcaccggagaggaggagagatgatgtTAAAGATGCAGAGCAGAGGATCCGTGCGCCGGGACGGGAGCCGCCATCTTGCTGCTAACGGcaaccaaacaaaacacacacagagagaagctaggtggctaacagctaacggctaacggctaacagctaacagctaacggctaacaaccacaacaacacagtGAACCAGGATACACCCTCTAATACCAAATACACGATACAGTGGTGGactgtaactaagtacatttactcaagtactgcacttcaGTACtgatttgaggtacttgtactttacttgtaCTCATTTATCTGAGAGCTTTGGTCACTTTACAAGTTAAGAAAACACctttttacacacacatttgaaagttaaaacaattttatgttttgttatattaaaCTCCTCAGTTTATACAAGTAGAGCTGAAACTATTAGttcattaatcaattagtcgattaaaCCTGCATAATTTGTATTATCGCAATTtggaggtacttgtactttactttctacttttactccactacatcagagagaaatattataTACTCTTTACTGCACTACATCTAtttaactttagttacttttacAAATTCAGATGATTAAAACTAAATCTGCTAAAGTAATAAATGCTGTTgtgttattatagattaaactagcatcagtatataataataaacgctgatgtattattatagattaatctaccagcagtatataatacaaTTTCTACTTTGCTTTATTTATCTGAGAGCTTTGGTTACTTTACAAGTTAAGAAAACTgatttttacacacaaaaacaattgaaagttaataaaatattatgttttgttatattaaaCTCCTCAGTTTATAcaagtagagctgaaacgattaatccatcaataaattaaacctgcattaggcagaacattttggcatcattgggcaaaaaatccataataacc includes these proteins:
- the hcfc1b gene encoding host cell factor 1b isoform X11; amino-acid sequence: MASEPVVLRPRWKRVLGWTGPVPRPRHGHRAVTIKELMVVFGGGNEGIVDELHVYNTATNQWFIPAVRGEVPPGCAAYGFACDGTRLLVFGGMVEYGKYSSDLYELQASRWEWKNLKAKAPKNGPPPCPRLGHSFSLIGSCCYLFGGLANDSEDPKNNIPRYLNDLYCLQLRPGSSVLGWEIPPTSGPPPPPRESHTAVVTSGRSADRLIIYGGMSGCRLGDLWVLHIDSLTWSKPTLSGTGPLPRSLHSATTINNKMYVFGGWVPLVMDDVKAATHEKEWKCTNTLACLNLDTMCWETVLMDSLEENVPRARAGHCSVAINSRLYIWSGRDGYRKAWNNQVCCKDLWYLETERPCAPSRVQLVRANTSSLEVSWGPSQTAETYLLQLQKYDIPTALAATSPASPVPTATPGVSTSKSPVPVATLPANQTVPLSGITLVPSPTASVSGNPLAAAAKSPAVLKVSAAPGAAGGASIVTVKQATPKSTVAMTTLPAGVRMVVPAQPGQGTPIGSSPQMSGMAALAAAAAATQKISPSTTTVLNVPAGATLVKTVAVSPGSNSLPVKVMAPVTMVSNPATRMLKTAAAQVGGASVVSTPGTPGRPIITVHKSGTVTVSQQPQVVTTVVGGVTKTITLVNSPLSMGGGGALIGNLGNLGKMMSVIHTKPGTVTGQAGSSPVTQILQAKSGLPAGTFLKLVTSADGKQTAILSTAQAGSTTSKPGTTYIKTIPMSALQGGAGANSPFTILTTKMMTPGTAGKIITSFPKITTAGQQGLTQVVLKGAPGTPGTIVRTLPMSGVRLVSPGAIGTKPNITRLVVKGTTGFSSLGTVAGSVSSTVAGGAVAAAAANASLATPITTLATIATLAGQVTTATAAAGPKQVTLITTPSGAEAQPLVQDLPVTFMASPTSEEPGNSTSSTTTSTTTAASGEAGDTAAATVTLVCSNPPHETHDTVTTNTATVAAASMSQELQVSSNQPSVQQSAPVPASLNGGNTCSNPPCETHETGTTNTTTTAGAGGLRQVCSNPPCETHETGTTNTATTAGTGGLRQVCSNPPCETHETGTTNTATTATAQQSGDGLQGDSTEPSSSSSSSSDPASTTAVSQSRAVTTVTQSTPTPGPSIPEISSLVGEDRVESSEAVATVTTAAEEGDEPMQTSVSVLQVHMEGSEAAAQVTNQLLPQVGGLPQELMSSEGDGGEAVSRATTLMVTGLTSDQLAVTTTTDEAVQQATIQAVLQAAGHIGGGAVDQSIPIVLTQQELAALVQQQLQDIHNQPEPAEPEPQHSCMPTEGLAPADSLNDPAAESNGQEMTSSAVTSAVARLASTFGPAPPLATGGVAKIQAEATNGVAATAGKRVQVTSSVKDSRWYDVGIVKVTNMVVTHYYIPEDDDNMADDDSGEIPDYSQMRKVELQPGTAYKFRVAGINICGRGKFSEVSAFKTCLPGFPGAPCAIKISKNLDGAQLTWEPPAVTSGKITEYSVYLAIQSSQATSSGSGPAQLAFMRVYCGPNPSCLVQATSLANAHIDYTTKPAIIFRIAARNQKGYGPATQVRWLQESSKDVKPAVKRPGASPDVKPVGPKKFRTDQ